Proteins co-encoded in one Cytobacillus sp. NJ13 genomic window:
- a CDS encoding alpha/beta hydrolase has protein sequence MKEREADFNTDVNLKGTVSFPKESEGKLPLVVIFHGSGPVDRDGNAKVMQMNAYKMLAEFFASIGVAVLRYDKRGAGVSGGDFYETGMWDLVNDGIAAVKAARELPEINPERIFLLGHSEGCSLIPPINRQADTAGIILLAGHADNVRKASELQARLLEEEVKEMKGVNGVLLRALKVHKTAVSKQKKVFDELMESEKTVMKKGFTKINAKWAREHFQYNIKEDLAAITCPVLAITGKKDVQVNPDHVHLFAEKVNGSAESYNVPKMNHLLRDQEEEVSIVKLKSIYKGSLSKPLSTEMLDIIEDWAKRYIL, from the coding sequence ATGAAAGAACGAGAGGCTGATTTTAATACAGATGTAAATCTAAAGGGAACAGTGAGCTTTCCGAAAGAGTCGGAAGGAAAGCTTCCCCTTGTTGTTATATTTCATGGCTCAGGTCCAGTTGACAGGGATGGCAATGCAAAGGTTATGCAGATGAATGCTTATAAGATGCTTGCTGAGTTTTTTGCTTCCATTGGGGTGGCAGTTCTCAGATATGATAAGCGGGGAGCAGGAGTAAGCGGCGGTGATTTTTATGAAACAGGAATGTGGGATTTAGTTAATGATGGGATAGCCGCCGTGAAGGCGGCGCGAGAGCTGCCGGAAATCAATCCGGAAAGAATCTTCCTGCTGGGTCATAGCGAAGGATGCTCCTTAATTCCTCCTATTAATAGGCAGGCAGATACTGCGGGAATAATCCTGCTTGCCGGTCACGCCGATAATGTCAGAAAGGCTTCTGAATTACAAGCAAGACTGCTGGAAGAGGAAGTTAAAGAGATGAAGGGGGTTAATGGTGTTCTTCTTCGAGCTTTAAAAGTTCATAAAACTGCTGTCTCCAAACAAAAGAAGGTTTTCGATGAATTGATGGAATCGGAGAAGACGGTGATGAAAAAAGGATTTACAAAGATTAATGCAAAATGGGCACGAGAGCATTTTCAATATAATATAAAAGAAGATTTGGCCGCGATTACATGTCCAGTTCTTGCAATTACCGGGAAGAAAGATGTTCAAGTAAATCCTGATCATGTGCATCTTTTTGCTGAAAAAGTGAATGGCTCGGCCGAGAGCTATAATGTGCCGAAGATGAACCATCTCCTTAGGGACCAGGAAGAAGAAGTTTCCATTGTTAAACTGAAGTCAATTTATAAAGGGAGTCTTTCAAAGCCACTGAGCACTGAAATGCTGGACATAATTGAAGATTGGGCTAAAAGGTATATTCTTTAA
- a CDS encoding helix-turn-helix domain-containing protein has translation MAYNIPVEATLDVIGGKWKVVIMCHLIKGEKRTSELKRLMPGITQKMLTQQLRELEADGVVNRAVFDQVPPKVVYSLTDYGWSLRPILDAMCNWGEGHIELTGGELMEQ, from the coding sequence TTGGCTTACAATATTCCGGTAGAAGCTACATTAGATGTGATTGGCGGGAAGTGGAAAGTTGTAATCATGTGTCATTTAATTAAAGGTGAAAAGCGAACTAGCGAGCTTAAGCGGCTTATGCCTGGGATTACACAAAAAATGCTGACTCAGCAGCTGCGCGAGCTTGAAGCGGATGGCGTTGTAAACCGTGCTGTTTTTGATCAAGTTCCTCCTAAGGTCGTCTATTCCTTAACAGATTACGGATGGTCACTTCGCCCAATCCTGGATGCAATGTGCAATTGGGGGGAAGGACATATTGAATTAACAGGCGGAGAGCTTATGGAACAATAA
- a CDS encoding MFS transporter, with amino-acid sequence MSSIAINAQKEKGGTPALLALAISAFGIGTTEFVPVGLLSTISGDLGISITLAGLLISGYAMGVAIGAPVLTALTSKMNRKSLLMSLMVLFIIGNSVAALSTSFPLLLAARFITAFSHGIFFSIGSTIAADLVPENKRASAIAFMFTGLTVATVTGVPLGTFIGQTFGWRATFWGVALLGVIGIIASAILVPKDLKQAPASRFSEQLKILSSGKLLLAFSITALGYGGTFVAFTYLTPLLEDVTGFSAKWVSIILLAYGVAVAIGNVLGGKASDKDPLNALFWMFALQAIILGLLTFTAPFKIIGLIAIFLMGLFAFMNVPGLQILVVNLAEKYVPSAVNVASALNIAAFNIGIAIGSFAGGLIVDSIGLIHTPWIGGVMVLGAVFLTGWLKKLEKKTN; translated from the coding sequence ATGAGTTCTATTGCTATAAATGCACAAAAAGAAAAAGGCGGCACACCAGCCCTGCTTGCACTCGCAATCAGTGCTTTCGGAATAGGCACCACAGAGTTTGTGCCTGTCGGCCTTTTGTCGACCATTTCAGGTGATTTGGGAATTTCCATTACATTGGCCGGTTTATTAATTTCCGGCTATGCCATGGGAGTTGCCATCGGAGCACCTGTACTAACTGCTTTGACCAGTAAAATGAACAGAAAGTCTCTGCTCATGTCATTAATGGTTTTGTTTATCATCGGTAATTCCGTCGCAGCCCTGTCCACCTCTTTTCCCCTTTTGCTGGCTGCACGTTTTATTACAGCTTTTTCACATGGCATCTTTTTCTCAATCGGCTCGACCATTGCGGCTGATTTAGTTCCTGAGAACAAACGCGCCAGTGCGATAGCCTTTATGTTCACCGGTCTGACTGTCGCAACCGTGACAGGCGTCCCGCTCGGAACGTTTATCGGGCAGACATTTGGCTGGAGAGCCACATTCTGGGGAGTGGCGCTGCTTGGGGTAATTGGAATTATCGCCAGTGCCATACTTGTTCCTAAAGATCTTAAACAAGCACCAGCTTCCAGGTTCAGTGAACAGCTGAAAATCTTAAGCAGCGGAAAACTGCTTTTAGCTTTTAGTATTACCGCACTTGGATATGGCGGAACATTTGTTGCTTTTACCTATCTGACTCCGCTTCTCGAAGATGTAACAGGGTTTAGCGCAAAATGGGTCAGCATTATTCTGCTTGCTTACGGAGTGGCCGTGGCGATTGGCAATGTTCTTGGCGGAAAAGCTTCTGACAAAGATCCATTAAATGCATTGTTTTGGATGTTTGCTCTGCAAGCCATTATTCTGGGCCTGCTTACCTTTACAGCACCTTTTAAAATTATTGGGCTTATTGCTATTTTCCTAATGGGCTTATTTGCTTTCATGAATGTGCCCGGCCTTCAAATTCTCGTGGTGAACCTGGCTGAGAAATATGTTCCTTCTGCTGTCAATGTTGCTTCCGCTTTAAATATTGCAGCTTTTAACATCGGAATTGCCATCGGCTCATTTGCCGGCGGACTGATCGTCGACTCTATCGGCTTGATTCACACACCGTGGATTGGCGGAGTAATGGTGCTAGGGGCCGTATTTCTGACGGGATGGCTAAAAAAACTTGAGAAAAAAACAAACTAA
- a CDS encoding aldo/keto reductase, which translates to MNNLSLSSTAALANGVKMPRIGLGVFKVEKEEELITAVKAAIETGYRSIDTASIYGNEEWVGEAIRQSGFNREELFITSKVWNSDQGYEAALKAFNTSLEKMGLEYLDLYLIHWPVEGKYTETWRALEDLYKEGKIKAIGVSNFQISHLENLLKTAEIKPMINQIELHPKLAQTELRDFAAKHDMHIEAWAPLMQGGLFENEVLTEMAEKHGKSIAQIVLKWHLQNGIIVIPKSTKPHRIKENADLFDFELSHQDMELIDSLNEHLRVGPDPDNFDF; encoded by the coding sequence ATGAATAATCTATCTTTATCAAGTACTGCAGCACTTGCAAATGGAGTTAAAATGCCTAGGATTGGCCTTGGCGTATTTAAAGTGGAAAAGGAAGAAGAACTAATAACCGCTGTTAAAGCAGCAATTGAAACTGGATATAGAAGCATCGACACAGCTTCCATCTACGGCAACGAGGAATGGGTGGGAGAAGCCATCCGCCAGTCTGGCTTTAATAGAGAGGAACTTTTTATCACTTCAAAAGTGTGGAACTCTGATCAAGGCTATGAAGCAGCGCTTAAGGCGTTTAACACCTCGTTGGAAAAAATGGGACTTGAATATCTTGACCTTTATTTGATCCATTGGCCTGTTGAGGGGAAATACACAGAAACTTGGAGAGCACTGGAAGATTTATATAAAGAAGGTAAAATCAAAGCGATTGGCGTCAGCAACTTTCAGATCAGCCATTTAGAAAATCTGTTGAAAACAGCTGAAATCAAACCAATGATTAATCAAATTGAATTGCACCCGAAATTGGCTCAAACTGAACTTCGTGACTTTGCTGCCAAACATGATATGCACATTGAAGCTTGGGCCCCACTAATGCAAGGCGGATTATTCGAAAACGAGGTCCTGACTGAAATGGCTGAAAAACACGGAAAATCCATTGCACAAATTGTCTTAAAGTGGCACCTGCAAAACGGCATTATCGTCATCCCTAAGTCAACAAAACCTCATCGCATCAAAGAAAATGCAGATTTATTTGATTTTGAACTATCTCACCAAGATATGGAATTGATTGATTCCTTAAATGAGCATTTACGCGTCGGACCTGATCCCGACAATTTTGATTTCTAA
- a CDS encoding ATP-binding protein, whose product MILLDYIVNLSIFSLLVSVPLILRSFINHKPLKDQHLLGGLYAGIISVILVGLSFNEQGYSYDIRYAILILVFSYLGPRAGFITGIIALVSRLVISENWLPAIIGLSLILIVFTVVHRYSRHLKAVRKTAILYGVYCGIYIITVPIIFNVFRNSPIFHLQYILFVGLGVIVGSLLIESYERLIRIITEKKRMEKTLEESESKYRLIAENTSDLIAVMDRDRSLSYLSPSHEFVLGYEVLELQKLEVDIVIHPDEADNFQAGMQRIFENNVRMAMEFRLKHREGHWIEFESRCMPVEGEKGVIEHVVMISRDISERKKAEEFLLQSEKLSIVGELAAGVAHEIRNPLTTIKGFLQLYKSDNRQINELLLSELERIENITTEMLSLGKPQAIQMDTADLTDIIVNTVELLSPQANMNGIQFKLNYADSDFLISCEKNQIKQVFLNILKNAMEAMDKGGDIEISLKNNKDGECMVSFQDQGCGIPDEFLPRLGEPFYTLKEKGTGLGLMICHKIIKQHHGSIIYKSKIGEGTLIEITLPLLRKKTIK is encoded by the coding sequence TTGATACTATTAGACTACATTGTTAATCTCTCCATTTTTTCATTATTGGTCAGTGTGCCTTTAATTCTCCGCTCGTTTATCAATCATAAACCGCTTAAGGACCAGCATCTTTTGGGCGGCCTCTATGCAGGAATTATTTCTGTCATTCTTGTGGGTTTATCTTTTAACGAGCAGGGTTATTCCTATGATATTCGTTACGCCATTCTGATTTTGGTATTTTCCTATTTGGGGCCAAGGGCAGGGTTTATTACCGGAATAATTGCCCTTGTATCAAGGCTTGTAATCAGTGAGAATTGGCTGCCAGCCATAATAGGATTATCGCTTATTTTAATTGTTTTCACAGTCGTACATAGATATAGCCGCCACCTTAAGGCGGTTAGAAAAACGGCCATATTATATGGTGTATATTGTGGCATTTATATTATAACGGTACCGATAATTTTTAACGTTTTTAGGAACAGCCCTATTTTTCATCTGCAATATATTCTGTTTGTGGGTCTGGGTGTCATTGTTGGGAGTTTGCTGATTGAATCCTATGAAAGATTGATACGAATCATCACAGAAAAAAAACGGATGGAAAAGACGCTGGAGGAAAGTGAGTCTAAATACCGGCTGATCGCTGAAAATACATCAGACTTAATTGCGGTAATGGACAGGGATCGCAGTTTGAGTTATCTATCACCATCACATGAGTTTGTTTTAGGATATGAAGTGCTTGAGCTGCAAAAGCTGGAAGTGGATATTGTTATTCATCCGGATGAAGCGGATAATTTCCAGGCAGGCATGCAAAGGATATTCGAAAATAATGTGCGAATGGCAATGGAGTTCCGCCTAAAACACAGAGAGGGCCATTGGATTGAATTTGAGTCACGCTGTATGCCGGTTGAAGGTGAAAAGGGTGTAATCGAGCATGTTGTCATGATCAGCAGGGATATTTCTGAGCGGAAAAAAGCAGAGGAATTTCTTTTGCAGTCTGAGAAATTATCGATTGTCGGGGAACTGGCAGCCGGGGTGGCCCATGAAATCCGAAACCCGCTTACAACCATTAAAGGTTTTCTGCAGCTTTATAAGAGCGACAATAGGCAAATTAATGAGTTACTGCTGAGCGAACTGGAACGAATTGAAAATATCACTACTGAAATGCTTTCGCTTGGAAAACCGCAGGCTATACAAATGGACACGGCTGATTTAACGGATATTATAGTGAATACAGTAGAGTTATTATCCCCTCAGGCAAATATGAACGGTATCCAGTTCAAGCTGAATTATGCTGATAGTGATTTTTTAATTTCATGTGAAAAAAATCAAATCAAACAGGTTTTTTTAAATATTTTAAAAAACGCCATGGAGGCTATGGATAAAGGCGGAGATATTGAAATTTCCCTCAAGAATAATAAAGACGGAGAATGTATGGTTTCCTTTCAGGACCAGGGCTGCGGAATCCCTGATGAATTTCTGCCGAGATTGGGTGAACCTTTTTATACATTAAAAGAAAAAGGGACAGGCCTTGGACTTATGATTTGCCATAAAATCATTAAGCAGCATCATGGCAGCATTATTTATAAAAGCAAGATTGGTGAAGGCACATTAATAGAGATTACATTGCCGCTTTTAAGGAAAAAAACCATTAAATAA
- a CDS encoding zinc ribbon domain-containing protein YjdM — MSSLPNCPKCSSEYTYEDGLLFVCPVCAHEWTAESEINSFEDEKVIKDSNGNVLTDGDTVSVIKDLKVKGTSSVIKIGTKVKNIRLVDGDHDIDCRIDGFGAMKLKSEFVKKV; from the coding sequence ATGTCTAGCTTGCCTAATTGCCCGAAATGCAGTTCAGAGTATACGTACGAGGACGGGCTGCTCTTTGTATGTCCGGTATGTGCACATGAGTGGACAGCTGAATCCGAAATCAACAGTTTTGAGGACGAAAAGGTGATAAAGGATTCTAATGGAAATGTACTTACTGATGGAGATACGGTATCAGTCATTAAAGATCTTAAAGTGAAAGGCACTTCTTCCGTTATTAAGATTGGAACCAAGGTGAAAAATATTCGCCTCGTGGATGGGGATCATGATATTGACTGTAGGATCGATGGCTTTGGCGCAATGAAGCTGAAGTCGGAGTTTGTGAAGAAAGTTTAA
- a CDS encoding PadR family transcriptional regulator, whose translation MSDTTQMLKGILDGCLLAIIKEGEIYGYELAAKLDSYGFRSLSEGTIYPLLLRMQKEGLISATLRKSTAGPKRKYYTLTEKGEQELELFIGRWEQVSSSVDNVLNKKGDMKNGLKRV comes from the coding sequence ATGTCAGATACCACGCAAATGTTAAAAGGAATTCTGGACGGCTGTTTATTAGCCATAATTAAAGAAGGGGAGATATATGGGTATGAATTGGCGGCGAAATTGGATTCATATGGATTTCGCTCATTGAGCGAAGGCACCATTTATCCGCTGCTTCTGCGTATGCAAAAAGAAGGGCTGATCAGTGCTACTTTGCGAAAGTCAACAGCTGGACCTAAACGAAAATATTACACATTAACTGAAAAAGGCGAACAGGAGCTGGAGCTGTTTATTGGGCGCTGGGAACAGGTAAGTTCATCTGTTGACAATGTATTGAATAAAAAGGGGGATATGAAGAATGGTCTCAAAAGAGTCTGA
- the ahpC gene encoding alkyl hydroperoxide reductase subunit C produces the protein MALIGSEVLPFAAKAYHNGDFIDVTEENLKGKWSVVCFYPADFTFVCPTELEDLQNEYATLKDMGAEVYSVSTDTHFTHKAWHDNSETINKIEYVMIGDPNQRISRNFEVLNEEDGLAERGTFIIDPDGIIQTVEINAGGIGRDASQVVSKLKAAQYVRNNPGEVCPAKWKEGSETLKPSLDLVGKI, from the coding sequence ATGGCATTAATCGGTTCAGAAGTACTACCATTCGCAGCAAAAGCTTACCATAACGGTGATTTCATCGATGTTACTGAAGAAAACTTAAAAGGAAAGTGGAGCGTAGTATGCTTCTACCCAGCAGACTTCACATTCGTATGCCCTACTGAATTAGAAGACCTTCAAAATGAATATGCAACTTTAAAAGATATGGGAGCAGAAGTTTATTCTGTATCAACTGATACTCACTTCACTCATAAAGCATGGCACGATAACTCAGAAACAATCAACAAGATTGAATACGTTATGATTGGTGACCCTAACCAGAGAATTTCCCGCAACTTCGAAGTTCTGAACGAAGAAGATGGACTGGCAGAACGCGGAACATTCATCATCGATCCAGATGGCATCATCCAAACTGTTGAAATCAACGCTGGCGGAATTGGCCGTGACGCAAGCCAGGTTGTAAGCAAGCTTAAAGCAGCTCAATATGTACGCAACAACCCAGGTGAAGTTTGCCCGGCTAAGTGGAAAGAAGGATCTGAAACACTTAAGCCAAGCCTTGATCTAGTAGGTAAAATCTAA
- the ahpF gene encoding alkyl hydroperoxide reductase subunit F translates to MLLDADIKAQLAQYLQMMEGDILLKVSAGSDKVSSDMLALVDELANMSSHIKVERTELQRTPSFSVNRPGEDTGITFAGIPLGHEFTSLVLALLQVSGRAPKVDQKVIDQVKKIEGEYRFETYVSLSCHNCPDVVQALNVMSVLNPNISHTMIDGAAYKEEVDAKEIMAVPTVLLNGESFGSGRMSLEEILAKMGTGPDASEFADKDPYDVLVIGGGPAGSSAAIYAARKGIRTGIVAERFGGQVMDTLGIENFISVKHTEGPKLVASLEEHVKDYGIDVMNLQRAKRLEKKDLVEIELENGAVLKSKSVILSTGARWRNVNVPGEAEFKNKGVAYCPHCDGPLFEGKDVAVIGGGNSGVEAAIDLAGIVNHVTVIEFNPELKADAVLQERLNSLPNVTVVTNAQTTEITGTDKVNGISYMDRDSEKQHHVELQGVFVQIGLVPNTDWLGDQIERTRFGEIVVDKRGATNIPGVFAAGDCTDSAYKQIIISMGSGATAALGAFDYLIRN, encoded by the coding sequence ATGTTACTTGATGCAGATATAAAAGCACAATTAGCTCAATATCTTCAGATGATGGAGGGCGACATCCTTCTAAAAGTCAGCGCTGGATCAGATAAAGTATCCAGCGACATGCTGGCTTTAGTAGATGAGCTAGCCAATATGTCCTCCCACATTAAAGTTGAGCGTACTGAATTACAAAGGACGCCAAGCTTTAGTGTAAATCGTCCAGGTGAAGATACTGGCATTACCTTTGCCGGCATTCCTCTTGGACATGAATTTACTTCCTTAGTGCTTGCTCTGCTTCAAGTTAGCGGAAGGGCACCTAAGGTTGATCAGAAAGTCATCGACCAGGTGAAGAAGATTGAGGGCGAATATCGTTTTGAAACTTATGTCAGCTTAAGCTGCCACAACTGCCCTGATGTGGTACAGGCTCTTAACGTCATGAGTGTCCTTAATCCTAATATTTCACACACAATGATCGATGGTGCAGCTTACAAAGAAGAAGTAGATGCTAAAGAAATCATGGCAGTGCCGACAGTTCTTCTAAATGGCGAATCATTCGGCAGCGGCCGTATGTCCCTTGAAGAAATTTTGGCGAAAATGGGAACAGGCCCTGACGCATCAGAGTTTGCAGATAAGGATCCTTATGATGTGCTTGTCATTGGCGGCGGCCCTGCGGGATCAAGCGCGGCAATCTATGCTGCACGCAAAGGCATCCGCACCGGCATCGTTGCTGAACGCTTTGGCGGCCAGGTAATGGATACTTTAGGCATCGAAAACTTTATCAGTGTGAAGCATACAGAAGGCCCTAAGCTTGTCGCAAGCCTTGAAGAACACGTGAAAGATTATGGCATCGATGTCATGAATCTGCAGCGTGCAAAGAGACTTGAAAAGAAGGACCTTGTTGAAATCGAACTTGAAAACGGTGCTGTTCTGAAAAGTAAATCAGTCATCCTTTCAACTGGTGCACGCTGGAGAAATGTCAACGTGCCAGGCGAAGCAGAGTTCAAAAACAAAGGGGTAGCTTACTGCCCTCACTGTGATGGCCCTTTATTTGAAGGCAAAGACGTAGCGGTTATCGGCGGAGGCAACTCTGGTGTAGAAGCGGCCATTGACCTTGCAGGGATTGTTAACCATGTAACGGTTATCGAATTCAATCCTGAATTGAAAGCAGATGCCGTTCTGCAGGAGCGTCTGAACAGCCTTCCAAACGTAACGGTTGTCACAAATGCTCAGACAACTGAAATTACCGGAACTGACAAAGTAAACGGTATTTCATACATGGATCGTGATTCAGAAAAACAACACCATGTTGAACTGCAAGGTGTATTCGTCCAAATCGGCCTGGTTCCTAACACAGATTGGTTAGGCGACCAGATCGAGCGTACCCGCTTCGGTGAAATCGTTGTGGACAAGCGCGGTGCCACCAACATCCCTGGTGTATTTGCTGCAGGAGACTGTACAGACAGTGCTTATAAGCAAATCATTATCTCCATGGGATCTGGTGCGACGGCCGCTCTAGGTGCGTTTGATTATCTGATCCGTAATTAA
- a CDS encoding DUF3298 domain-containing protein, giving the protein MAINFPAGIKTMTISTGPTKVVYYPRVTGMQNRQLQDLINSTIVKENQQLITQQTGAMDTTVVDLYGYYEIKNNQRDVLSLSLSNYVYHYHAAHGMTVIKSLTFDLQKGNQVSLKDLFKPGSDYVKRLSELISIQIKQRDIPLLVDFQAIKPDQDFYIADKALIIYFQLYEITPYAYGFPMFPISVYDLQDIIDENGLLGRMAVN; this is encoded by the coding sequence GTGGCAATAAACTTTCCAGCAGGCATCAAAACGATGACGATCAGCACCGGGCCCACCAAAGTGGTCTATTACCCCCGTGTGACTGGGATGCAAAACAGGCAGCTTCAGGATCTTATAAATAGCACGATAGTGAAGGAGAATCAGCAGCTCATTACCCAGCAAACAGGTGCCATGGATACGACAGTAGTAGACTTATATGGATATTATGAGATTAAAAATAATCAGCGAGACGTCCTGAGCTTGTCTTTATCCAATTACGTGTATCATTATCATGCGGCACATGGTATGACGGTTATAAAATCTCTGACGTTTGATCTGCAAAAGGGGAATCAGGTTTCCTTAAAGGATTTATTTAAGCCGGGCAGTGATTATGTAAAACGCCTGTCTGAGCTGATCTCAATTCAAATTAAACAGCGAGACATTCCACTGCTTGTAGACTTTCAAGCCATTAAGCCTGATCAGGACTTTTATATAGCAGACAAAGCACTGATCATCTATTTTCAGCTCTACGAAATAACGCCATATGCCTATGGATTTCCGATGTTTCCGATTTCCGTTTATGATCTGCAGGATATTATTGATGAGAATGGACTGCTGGGGAGGATGGCGGTGAATTAA
- a CDS encoding UxaA family hydrolase — MKTFEGYRRANGSIGVRNHVIVINTAGELAGLTKKMAQLVPGVIPVAHQAGKAQYPEDLEQTIRTLRGTAGHPNVSAALFLGMGEGDPAEEIVSALKKDGHHVHAITFQKGQSISVVLNEGKLWLEKAMERSRNEQKETADITELTIGLECGGSDAWSGITANPAIGVCSDAVVRDGGTSILAETTEAIGAEHILANRAVNPGVGEKFLKIVKDYEMRIRDTGEDIRSANPTPGNMAGGLTTLEEKSLGCIKKGGNSPLMEVVAYAQKPAEKGFIFMDTPGYDVESVAGLAAGGAQIVLFSTGKGSPTGSPIVPVIKIGTNPKLYEIMSEHIDVNAGKIIDGLNTIEEIGEEIYRKVMEAANGAPTAAEKHNNQEFAIWRLAETI; from the coding sequence ATGAAAACATTTGAAGGATATCGCCGGGCAAACGGGAGTATTGGTGTAAGAAATCATGTAATCGTTATTAATACGGCTGGTGAATTGGCCGGCCTTACGAAGAAAATGGCCCAGCTTGTACCGGGTGTAATTCCTGTAGCACATCAAGCAGGAAAGGCCCAATACCCAGAGGACTTAGAACAGACGATCCGAACTCTTAGAGGGACAGCCGGCCATCCAAATGTCAGCGCCGCACTTTTTTTAGGGATGGGTGAGGGTGACCCCGCTGAAGAAATTGTTTCAGCGCTGAAGAAGGATGGCCACCATGTACATGCGATTACTTTTCAAAAGGGACAGTCCATATCGGTCGTCCTTAATGAAGGAAAACTTTGGCTTGAAAAGGCAATGGAACGAAGCCGGAATGAGCAAAAAGAAACAGCTGATATAACTGAATTAACGATTGGCCTTGAATGCGGCGGATCGGATGCCTGGTCTGGAATAACGGCAAACCCTGCAATCGGGGTGTGCTCTGATGCGGTTGTAAGAGATGGCGGCACTAGTATTTTAGCCGAAACAACAGAAGCAATCGGAGCGGAGCATATATTAGCCAATCGGGCTGTAAATCCTGGAGTAGGAGAGAAATTCCTGAAAATTGTAAAGGACTATGAGATGAGAATCAGGGATACGGGTGAAGATATCAGATCCGCAAATCCTACCCCAGGAAATATGGCCGGCGGTTTAACGACACTGGAAGAAAAATCATTGGGATGTATTAAAAAAGGCGGCAATTCTCCTTTAATGGAAGTAGTGGCTTATGCTCAAAAGCCAGCTGAAAAGGGATTTATCTTTATGGATACACCGGGTTATGATGTGGAGTCGGTAGCCGGGCTTGCGGCAGGAGGAGCGCAAATTGTGCTATTCTCCACGGGAAAAGGCTCCCCGACCGGTTCGCCAATTGTACCGGTGATAAAGATTGGAACAAATCCAAAACTGTACGAGATCATGTCCGAACATATCGATGTAAATGCAGGTAAAATCATTGATGGTTTGAACACGATTGAAGAAATCGGAGAAGAAATCTATCGAAAAGTGATGGAAGCAGCGAATGGAGCACCCACAGCAGCAGAAAAACATAATAACCAGGAATTTGCGATTTGGAGATTGGCGGAAACGATTTAG
- a CDS encoding UxaA family hydrolase, with the protein MMSQKYNAIKLDRKDNVAVALRSIKPGEFLAVQGEHEAIEIKENIPYGHKIAAIYIPKDSKIIKYGDCMGISTEEISPGYHVHVSNVRGLKEEERLSALMEVQQR; encoded by the coding sequence ATGATGAGCCAAAAATACAATGCGATCAAGCTGGACAGAAAAGACAATGTAGCAGTTGCACTCAGAAGCATAAAGCCGGGCGAATTCCTGGCAGTACAGGGCGAACATGAAGCAATCGAAATCAAAGAGAATATCCCGTATGGGCATAAGATTGCCGCCATTTATATCCCTAAAGACAGCAAGATCATTAAATATGGGGATTGCATGGGTATCTCAACGGAAGAAATTAGTCCTGGTTACCATGTTCACGTTTCCAATGTCCGCGGATTAAAAGAAGAGGAACGATTGAGTGCTCTTATGGAGGTGCAGCAGCGATGA